The Psychrobacter arenosus region AGCTCAAGAAAATGACTGGGGTATGCTATTGGTCAAATTTAGCGCAATATCCGCCATAATCAGTGGCGGTCTATTCGTGATTATAACTATGCTATACACCGGTATTACAGGAGGTGTGGCGTCTTTTAATCCATTTTTAGGCGTGATGGTGGCAGTATTTAGTGGGCCAATGTATGGCTTTATCCCAGCCTTCCTAACCGTTGGATGGCTCATCATTCGTAGATTGAAAGTGGCAAATGCTCGCACTTTATTAGAGATGTTCATTGCGGCTGGTTTGCTAACCACTGGCTATAGCTACCTTATTCTACAAGGATCGATGGAGACGGCTATCCAGTTTTTAGGATTTGGTTTTATAGGGGGGCTGAGTACGGTCATAACGACTGGGTACATACTAAAAAAGCCTCAGAAAAAGGTAACTGTGCCACCTTTACAATAATAAATTTTATTAAAAAAGACCTAAGCATTAACGCTTAAAAAGTATCGTTTTATCATTAAGCATTTATTATGAAAGTTCAGTGAAACTAGCGGTGCTGTGTGGTGGTCAGCGTAAAGCTGCTTTAAGATGATGACTTTCTGTCATTAAAGATTACGCCTCCATGTGGCTTTTCATCCTCCTTACCCAAGCTTTAGCCCTAGCAACGACGCTAATTTTAGGCTGGTTTTTTCGACCTAAAAAAATCTTTAGCAAAGTCATTTTAACCCTAGTTATCTTTGCCCTGAGTAACGTCATTTTATTTTATGGGCTTAGTGAGATTTGGCGTGAGCGTTTCCGCATTTATTTAATTTTCAGTATCTTACAAGGGTTTATGGTCTATGCTGCCTTGATCACAGTCGGTTTAGGAGGGCTGTATTGTCGAGTACTCAAGCGTAAACCACGACCTAAGCTCGCACGCTTACTAGCAATAGCGACTTATATAGGTATTGTCGGGTTGGCAGTCTTTAATAGCTATTCTCCGGTAGTAAAACGCCTTACGGTGACCATTGATAAACCCTTAGAAACTCCTATGACCTTAGCTTTAGTGTCCGATACCCATTGGGGCAAATGGTTTGGCAATCGGCAGATTGATAAGTTGGTCAGTATGATTGATGGCGAACAGGTCGATGCGGTGGTCTTGGCGGGCGATATCATGGACGATACTACAATCTATTACGATAAAACCAACATGGCGGCG contains the following coding sequences:
- a CDS encoding metallophosphoesterase — protein: MWLFILLTQALALATTLILGWFFRPKKIFSKVILTLVIFALSNVILFYGLSEIWRERFRIYLIFSILQGFMVYAALITVGLGGLYCRVLKRKPRPKLARLLAIATYIGIVGLAVFNSYSPVVKRLTVTIDKPLETPMTLALVSDTHWGKWFGNRQIDKLVSMIDGEQVDAVVLAGDIMDDTTIYYDKTNMAAHFSQLHAPLGVYAVLGNHDYLGYEERIAQAVTNAGITVLDNESVLLDDKVWLVGRSDDLDRTRLTAADLLKPLDTVKPTLFLEHRPSAIAEISALPIDLHLSGHTHGGQIFPLTTLMHWFSPLAYGTKTVNDTQFLVSSGFGIGSVPFRLGTRSEIWIITLKSSH